In the Oryzias latipes chromosome 23, ASM223467v1 genome, one interval contains:
- the brd1 gene encoding bromodomain-containing protein 1, which produces MKKKARQHRAAVPQRPPSPIKPSPNKQILTYEQAQRLVEFEMDGCIHRLSIYDKLQVVCDDDPVVREMMECLSNKENADKPQQPVLLRSVRLKNNKEKKIAALGLLGHGEEGGQPPGGHPGPKLPEPKFRTVEYNLPAVPRRPASYYKLIEKTDEELDEETEYDMDEEDYAWLDLVNEKRRSEGISQVSHNVFEFLIDRFEKELHLESLDQASEKQAPVDEDAVCSICMDEECHNSNAILFCDMCNVAVHQECYGVPYIPEGQWHCRHCLQSPTQPAGCILCPNKGGAVKKTDDERWGHVVCALWVPEVGFSNTTFIEPIDGVSQIPPARWKLTCYICKEKGVGACIQCHKANCYTAFHVTCAQKAGLFMKMEPIQEVTDTGEATFSVKKTAYCGAHTPNGCVRRPLSIYHDAKPKNGLCKKLDKGRGDEKGQPKGKLKKKSKGKKPEPKEEVEAAIPAVVPTFPAHRLQTILNQVSIQKKKAFVELVLNYWTLKRQSRNGMPLIRRLQTSLQSQKNAQPRQNEEESRSLKEQLKEWHRLRHDLERARLLLELIRKREKLKREEIKLQETLLEMQLTPFSILLRVLLDQLQAKDQARIFAQPVDVSEVPDYLDHIKNPMDFSTMRQRVDAQCYNNLDQFEADFNLIVNNCLKYNSKDTYFYRAAVRLRDQGGVLLRKARRDVEKIGFDAESGVHLAEAPEVKASPSFSWEDVDRLLVPANREHLPLEEQLQQLLEKFDLTCAMKSSPSRSKRLKLLKKTINDVRNEISLKKVVPSSHHCSSSAPTSSSAPKLPEPEKPKDQEVKSNGHFPEDEADKSLPPKLEPSDATPPPIHSDSDPGPPTLKPVDAAPNREDKAHSKRAKLDAELPDLLSFPPRLNGHSHGGLAVLDADVSVIATSTLAQPTGTVNRRTSVLFQKSKTASPQASSNSGGEDSDRAAGKDNDGEEEGDSEPLSSKSILSVVIPRLETLLHSKKRKRSDSREDEEGQADDEDETKAPMKKLDSGLSRPLVEKEKRLEQNSRAVEPRRRCASESSISSCNSLLGSTLPSLPKCGKGKPALVRRHTVDDKSELIACIETGNFAKAARIAAEVGNSNIWMPASAATVALEPLKLVWAKCSGYPSYPALIIDPHMPRVGCQHNGVSIPTPPMDVLRIGEQMQYKAEEKLHLVLFFDNKRSWQWLPRSKMVPLGMDKTIDKIKMMEGRTSSIRKAVQIAFSRAMNHLSIVQDEPVSDLSDVD; this is translated from the exons ATGAAGAAGAAGGCTCGGCAGCACCGGgcggcggtgcctcagagaccGCCGTCCCCAATCAAGCCTTCGCCCAACAAGCAGATCCTGACATACGAGCAGGCGCAGCGCTTGGTGGAGTTCGAGATGGACGGTTGCATCCACCGCCTCAGCATCTACGACAAGCTGCAGGTGGTCTGTGATGACGACCCGGTCGTCCGGGAGATGATGGAGTGTCTCAGCAACAAGGAGAACGCCGACAAGCCCCAGCAGCCGGTCCTCCTTCGGTCGGTGCggctaaaaaacaacaaggaGAAAAAGATCGCCGCTCTCGGCCTTTTGGGGCACGGCGAAGAAGGCGGCCAGCCGCCGGGTGGGCATCCTGGCCCAAAGCTTCCTGAGCCTAAATTTCGCACTGTGGAATATAATCTCCCTGCAGTTCCTAGACGCCCGGCGTCTTATTATAAATTAATTGAAAAGACAGACGAAGAACTCGACGAGGAGACGGAGTATGACATGGACGAGGAGGACTACGCCTGGCTGGATTTGGTCAACGAAAAGCGCAGAAGCGAAGGCATCAGCCAGGTGTCGCACAATGTTTTCGAGTTCCTCATCGACCGCTTTGAGAAAGAACTGCACCTGGAAAGTCTGGATCAGGCCAGCGAAAAGCAAGCCCCCGTCGACGAGGACGCCGTCTGCAGCATCTGCATGGATGAAGAGTGTCACAACAGCAACGCCATCCTCTTCTGTGACATGTGCAACGTAGCAGTGCACCAGGAATGCTACGGTGTGCCGTACATTCCCGAGGGCCAGTGGCACTGCAGGCACTGCCTCCAGTCACCCACCCAACCCGCCGGCTGCATCCTCTGTCCCAACAAGGGCGGCGCGGTGAAGAAGACAGACGACGAGCGCTGGGGCCACGTGGTGTGCGCCCTTTGGGTCCCCGAGGTCGGCTTCTCCAACACCACCTTCATCGAGCCCATTGACGGCGTCAGCCAAATCCCCCCAGCCCGCTGGAAGCTGACGTGCTACATCTGCAAGGAGAAGGGCGTCGGCGCCTGCATCCAGTGCCACAAAGCGAACTGTTACACCGCCTTCCACGTCACCTGCGCCCAAAAAGCCGGCCTCTTCATGAAGATGGAGCCCATCCAGGAGGTCACGGACACGGGAGAGGCCACCTTCTCCGTCAAGAAGACGGCCTACTGTGGAGCGCACACGCCCAACGGCTGCGTAAGGAGGCCATTGTCCATCTACCACGACGCAAAACCCAAAAACGGACTTTGTAAAAAACTGGACAAAGGGAGAGGAGACGAGAAAGGACAGCCGAAAGGAAAACTGAAGAAGAAGAGCAAGGGCAAAAAGCCAGAGCCCAAAGAGGAAGTCGAGGCCGCGATTCCTGCCGTGGTTCCTACATTTCCAGCACACAG GTTACAAACCATCCTAAACCAAGTGTCCATACAGAAGAAAAAGGCCTTCGTGGAGCTGGTTTTGAACTACTGGACGCTGAAAAGACAGTCCAGAAACGGGATGCCGCTCATCAGACGCCTCCAGACCAGCCTACAGTCCCAAAAGAACGCACAGCCG AGGCAGAACGAGGAGGAAAGCAGGTCGTTGAAGGAGCAGCTGAAGGAGTGGCACCGCCTCCGACACGACCTGGAAAGGGCCCGGCTGCTGCTGGAGCTGATCCGCAAGAGGGAGAAGCTAAAGAGGGAAGAG ATCAAACTGCAAGAAACCCTCCTGGAGATGCAGCTCACGCCGTTCAGCATTTTGCTCCGAGTCCTCTTGGACCAACTCCAGGCCAAAGACCAGGCCAGGATCTTTGCCCAGCCTGTCGACGTTAGTGAG GTGCCGGATTACCTGGACCACATCAAGAACCCGATGGATTTCTCCACCATGCGCCAGCGCGTTGATGCCCAGTGCTACAACAACCTCGACCAGTTCGAGGCCGACTTCAACCTCATCGTCAATAACTGCCTGAAGTACAACTCGAAAGACACGTACTTCTATCGAGCCGCTGTCCGACTCAGAGATCAGGGCGGGGTCTTGCTCAGAAAGGCGAGACGGGATGTGGAGAAAATCGGCTTCGACGCGGAGAGTGGTGTTCACCTGGCAGAAGCTCCCGAAGTCAAAGCCTCGCCCTCGTTTTCTTGGGAAGATG TGGACCGTTTGCTGGTTCCAGCCAATCGGGAGCATCTGCCCcttgaggagcagctgcagcagctcctggaGAAGTTCGACCTCACTTGCGCCATGAAGTCCAGCCCGTCGCGCAGCAAACGCCTCAAGCTTCTCAAGAAGACCATCAACGACGTGCGTAACGAAATAAGCCTGAAGAAAGTAGTGCCGTCGAGTCACCACTGCTCCTCTTCGGCGCCGACGTCGTCATCAGCTCCCAAGCTTCCAGAACCGGAGAAACCCAAAGACCAGGAGGTCAAGTCCAACGGCCATTTTCCAGAAGATGAAG CGGACAAGTCTCTTCCTCCTAAACTAGAGCCGTCAGATGCCACGCCCCCCCCCATCCACTCTGACTCAGATCCCGGACCCCCCACCCTCAAACCAGTCGACGCAGCCCCAAACCGGGAGGACAAGGCCCACAGCAAGCGGGCAAAGCTGGACGCAGAGTTACCGGACCTGCTGTCCTTTCCCCCGCGCCTCAACGGCCACTCCCACGGCGGGCTGGCAGTGCTGGACGCAGATGTGAGCGTGATCGCCACGTCCACACTGGCCCAGCCCACAGGCACGGTCAACCGTCGGACTTCTGTTCTCTTCCAAAAGTCCAAAACCGCCAGCCCCCAGGCTTCCTCCAATAGCGGAGGGGAGGATTCGGACAGAGCGGCCGGGAAAGACAACGACGGCGAAGAGGAGGGAGACAGCGAGCCTCTGAGCTCCAAATCCATCCTGTCTGTGGTCATACCGCGGCTGGAGACActgcttcacagcaagaagaggAAACGCAGCGACAGCAGAGAAGACGAGGAAGGGCAGGCCGACGACGAAGACGAGACGAAGGCTCCCATGAAGAAGCTCGACAGTG GTCTGTCCAGACCGCTTGTGGAGAAGGAGAAAAGGCTGGAGCAGAACAGCCGGGCCGTGGAGCCGCGCAGACGCTGCGCCTCCGAGTCCTCTATATCTTCATGCAACAGCCTGCTGGGAAG CACCCTTCCCAGTCTCCCGAAATGCGGGAAGGGCAAACCCGCTCTGGTCCGAAGGCACACGGTGGACGATAAGAGCGAGCTCATCGCCTGCATCGAAACGGGAAACTTTGCGAAAGCCGCCCGGATTGCAGCAG AGGTTGGCAACAGCAACATTTGGATGCCTGCTAGTGCTGCAACCGTTGCATTGGAACCCCTAAAGCTAGTTTGGGCCAAATGTAGTGGATACCCCTCCTACCCCGCCCTG ATTATCGACCCCCACATGCCTCGTGTCGGCTGTCAGCACAACGGGGTTTCCATCCCCACCCCCCCCATGGACGTGCTGCGCATCGGAGAGCAGATGCAGTACAAGGCCGAAGAGAAGCTGCACCTCGTCCTGTTCTTCGACAACAAGCGCAGCTG GCAATGGCTTCCTAGATCCAAGATGGTTCCTCTGGGGATGGACAAAACCATCGACAAAATCAAAATGATGGAGGGACGCACGTCCAGCATCCGAAAGGCCGTGCAGATCGCCTTCAGCCGCGCCATGAACCACCTGAGCATCGTCCAGGACGAGCCCGTCAGCGATCTCAGCGACGTGGACTGA